Genomic segment of Polynucleobacter necessarius:
TTTTTTAAGTGCAGCAATTTTTAGGAAATTCATATGATGATCTTTTGGTTAGGGTTAAAAAGGAATAATTAAGAAACAGACAGGCCTGAGTCAGCAGCAAAGTGGCCTATCATCTTTGCATTATTAAAGCCGCCGGAGCTCAGAATAGAAAGCACTTCTGCCTCTTGTTCTGGCGCGCATGCGATTAATAAGCCGCCACTTGTCTGTGGATCGGTTAATAAGTTTTGTTGCCAAAGCTCTAAATTGCTAGCTAGCTTAACTTCGCTACCGTAGCCAGCCCAGTTTCGAGTAGAGGCACCCGTGAAGATATCTGCCTTAACATGCTCAACCGCTTCCTGAACTACGGGAATAGCATTCCAATCTATCTGGGCCATTAAATTAGAACCTCTGGCCATTTCAAGCAAGTGGCCTGCTAATCCAAAGCCGGTGACATCCGTGAGTGCATGAACGCCTTCAAGCTGTGAGAGTGCAACACCAGGCTTATTGAACTTGGTAGTGAGGGCAATCATCTCTTTGTAACCCGCCTCTGACAGCAGCTCCTTTTTAAGTGCTGCAGAAAGAATGCCCACGCCTAATGGCTTGCTAAGGATGATGCTATCACCCGCTTGAGCACCATTGTTGCGTTTAAGTTTTTTTGGATCAACCACACCAATTGCTACTAAGCCATAAATTGGCTCTACTGTATCAATGGAGTGACCGCCAGCAATCATGATGCCGGCATCATCGCAGACAGACTCTCCACCAGCAGTGATTTGTTGAATCACTTCTAGTGGTAACGCTTGAATGGGCATGCCTAATAGTGCGAGTGCAAATAGGGGCTGAGCACCCATGGCATAGATATCTGAAATTGCATTGGTTGCCGCGATACGACCAAATTCAAATGGATCATCGACGATAGGCATAAAAAAATCAGTTGTTGCAACGATAGCCTGATTTTCATTAATCTGATACACTGCAGCATCTTCATTATTGTCAGAGCCAGCCAGAAGTGCAGCAGGTAAATTGCGTATGGGAGATTTTTTTAAGATATCGCTTAATACGCCTGGTGCAATTTTGCAGCCGCATCTCCACCATGGGATAAAGAGGTAAGGCGACCGTTATAGGAAGTAGTCATAAAATTTCAAGTTCATATTAAGGGGTGCCCTGCACCCAACTGGAGAAGCTTACTCAATTTAGAGTAAACACGTACGAAAGCCACAAAAATGATCACTTCTATTGGGTTGATAAAAGTTGCGAAATGCGGCTCTCTTTAATCGATCGGGCGTATAGAGGCTACCCCCTTTTAGAACCTGATATTTACCGTTAAACCAAGGCAGGGAATAATCTGTGCAGGGATCGGGGCTAAATCCGGGAAAGGGTGAAAAAGGACTGCTGGTCCACTCCCATAAATGTGAGGGCTGCCATGCTGTGCTTTTTTGAGATATCAATATCGTGAGCTCATGCTCATTGGGCAAACGTAGCCCATTTACTTTGCAATAATGCTGAGCGTCGAAATAATTAATATGACGCACTGCTGATAAGGGGTCCAAGGGCAACCATTCATCAAAGAATCGTTCAAACCAGAGGCCATCTTCTTTCTTCCAGTGCTTGGGAGGCGCTGCTGGTTCGAGCTGACTAAGATTACTGGCGGACTCTAAGTAGGTGAGGTATTCGGCATTCGTGACGGGGCTGCTAGATATGTCGAAGGAGGGAGCATTAATAGTATGGGCCCATTTTTCATTATCAAAAATGAAACCAGAGCCCTGATGAGAGTCAGCCTCTAATGATGATTCTGGAAAATGAATCCAAGTTTGCTTATTTTCATTGGACAAACTTCTATCAGAGAGGGGTAAAAATGGCATGGGGCGACCCATGGTTTGCCACATATAGGCAAACGCTTCATTGTGCATATCCTGATGAAAAATCGACGGCTGAATAAAGTAGGCAGCTTTATTGTCGATTGGTTTACACAGTAACTCTTGGGTGCTGCTTATCACATTGAGGTTGTATTCCAGAAGACTATCTAGCGAGGGCATTGGAGTTGACCAGCGATCTTCATGTGCAATTTCTGAAGAATTAAACAAATGATCAGCGTCAACCATGAATGAGGGATTGCTTACCTGGCCCCCACGATGAACCCAAAACTCATGAAACCAAGTTAAGTGACCGAATTCCCAGAGAGGGGGATTCAAAATATGAAGCTGCGGAACTATATGATCTGCCGCTGGAATATTCTCCAGAATATGGCGTGTAATGCGGTTACTTTCCTCTAGCCACTGCGATAACGTGGACGCTGGTGGATGTGGAAAGTAGAGTAGGTAATCGTCAGCCGAAGAATGATGCATAAAGTATTTGTTATATTTTTTCTCAATTAAATCTGCTATATACAAAAATAAATCAAATGCCATTATTCAAGCTTGATCCTATTTATTAAATTGTCTAGTAGGGTTTCGCATGGTTACTAATTCTTCTGCCGCTGTCGGATGTACTGCAAGCGTTGCATCCAGCGATGCTTTAGTTACCTTAAGCTGAAAGGCGACACCCATGAGTTGAGCCATTTCGCCTGTATCGGGGCCAAGTGCATGAAAACCAAGTACGCGGTCATTTGTACGGTCTACTAATAGCTTCATAAATATTTTGCTGCTATGCCCAGACAAGGCGGCTTTCATCGACCTAAATCTGGTAGTGTAGACATCGAGCTCTGGATGTGATTCTAATGCTGCCTCTTCTGTTAGGCCGACTGTGCCGATTTCTGGTGTGGTGAAGACTGCGGTCGGTATTAAGCTATGGTCGACAACTATTTGTTTATTACCAAATTGAGTTTCTGCAAAGGCATGACCTTCACGGATAGCCATTGGCGTAAGGTTCACGCGATTAGTTACGTCACCTACTGCAAAAATATTTGGAATGCTAGTGCGGGAATGCATATCGACCGTTATAGCACCAGATTGATCAAGTTTTACACCAAGAGCTTGTAGACCAAGACCTTGAGTTTTAGGTTTTCGCCCAATTGCCTTGAGAACAGCATCCACCTCAATGACGGTACTATCATTTAAGTGCACCTGTAACCCATTATTGACTTTTTGAATCTTAACAATCTTGCGCTCCGGGTGAAGTATTAATCCAGATTGCAGCAACTCTTCTTCGAGATGAGTTTGAAGCTCGGCGTCGAACCCCCGCAGTATCTTTTGGCCACGATAAACAATGGATACTTTTGAGCCAAGGTTCTGAAAGATACAAGCTAATTCTAAGGCGATGTATCCAGCGCCCTGTACAAGGACTCGCTGAGGCTGTTCCTCTAATAAAAAGAAGTCATTCGAGTCGATGCAAAGCTCGTAACCTTGAATGCTAATATCATTTACAGGTTGCGCACCAGTTGCGATTAGAATAGTTTTGGCGCTGATTATCTGACCCTCATCAATTGCAATCTGAGTCGTGCTTAAGAGTCTTGCGCTACCGTAAAAGATCTCGACCCCGGCCTTCTCAAGGTTGGTCCGATAAATATCTTCCAGTCGGGCAACTTCGCTGTCTCGTTTCTCCTTTAAGTATGCCCAGTTAAATTTGTTTTCGCCCATGGCCCATCCAAATCTAGTGGCCTCCTGAAACTCAATGGGGAATCGACTGGCATAGACCATGAGTTTTTTAGGAACGCAGCCACGAATAACACAGGTTCCACCCATGCGATATTCTTCTATGATTGCAACTTTTGCACCATTTTGTGAGGCAATTCTTGCCGCCCTCACACCGCCTGAACCAGCTCCAATTACGACTAAGTCATACATGTCAATGTCTCCCTGCTAATAAATGTGTAGCACAACCCTGCATAAAATCTTCATCATATTATGGGGTGTAGGAGCTATTTTTAAATGACTGTAGGCAGCATCAATTTTTGGACCTGTCGCCTGAGACGCTCAATCCCATAGCTATTAAGCGCTTCCCTTGTTAGCTTCACACCCTTTTGCTATGGTAGCAACAAGGTCTGCGAGGGGCTTAGGGATAGTGCTTGGAGCTAGTTTACCAAGAGAAATATCTTGAAGGATTTTCTCGAGAAACGTTTTGTTTGGTGGAATTTCACCGAAGAAATAAGTATGTCCATCATCTGAGACGGCAAGAATTGTTGGTAGGTTATCTATATTAATCTCATTAATTAGTGATGCCTCATCTTCAATATCAAGCCATACCTTTGATAATCCATCTGCATTTATGGAGTTGAAGTGCTCTTTAAATTCTCGGCAGGATCCACACCATTCAGCACAAAACAATATAAGTCTCATAAGCTAATCTAGGTCACGTGAAATGATAGGTCTTAAGAAAAAGCCGAACAAAACAGCATTGTTTTATCCAGGGTTTAGTAGCTTCGAAAGGCTAATTAACGAGATTTTGCAGCATTAGAGCAATGACCGCCAAGCAACTTTTGGCCAGAGCCTAGTGCAATTGGTGAGGGCTCT
This window contains:
- a CDS encoding SUMF1/EgtB/PvdO family nonheme iron enzyme, with product MAFDLFLYIADLIEKKYNKYFMHHSSADDYLLYFPHPPASTLSQWLEESNRITRHILENIPAADHIVPQLHILNPPLWEFGHLTWFHEFWVHRGGQVSNPSFMVDADHLFNSSEIAHEDRWSTPMPSLDSLLEYNLNVISSTQELLCKPIDNKAAYFIQPSIFHQDMHNEAFAYMWQTMGRPMPFLPLSDRSLSNENKQTWIHFPESSLEADSHQGSGFIFDNEKWAHTINAPSFDISSSPVTNAEYLTYLESASNLSQLEPAAPPKHWKKEDGLWFERFFDEWLPLDPLSAVRHINYFDAQHYCKVNGLRLPNEHELTILISQKSTAWQPSHLWEWTSSPFSPFPGFSPDPCTDYSLPWFNGKYQVLKGGSLYTPDRLKRAAFRNFYQPNRSDHFCGFRTCLL
- the gorA gene encoding glutathione-disulfide reductase is translated as MYDLVVIGAGSGGVRAARIASQNGAKVAIIEEYRMGGTCVIRGCVPKKLMVYASRFPIEFQEATRFGWAMGENKFNWAYLKEKRDSEVARLEDIYRTNLEKAGVEIFYGSARLLSTTQIAIDEGQIISAKTILIATGAQPVNDISIQGYELCIDSNDFFLLEEQPQRVLVQGAGYIALELACIFQNLGSKVSIVYRGQKILRGFDAELQTHLEEELLQSGLILHPERKIVKIQKVNNGLQVHLNDSTVIEVDAVLKAIGRKPKTQGLGLQALGVKLDQSGAITVDMHSRTSIPNIFAVGDVTNRVNLTPMAIREGHAFAETQFGNKQIVVDHSLIPTAVFTTPEIGTVGLTEEAALESHPELDVYTTRFRSMKAALSGHSSKIFMKLLVDRTNDRVLGFHALGPDTGEMAQLMGVAFQLKVTKASLDATLAVHPTAAEELVTMRNPTRQFNK
- a CDS encoding thioredoxin domain-containing protein, translated to MRLILFCAEWCGSCREFKEHFNSINADGLSKVWLDIEDEASLINEINIDNLPTILAVSDDGHTYFFGEIPPNKTFLEKILQDISLGKLAPSTIPKPLADLVATIAKGCEANKGSA